One window from the genome of Salvia splendens isolate huo1 chromosome 9, SspV2, whole genome shotgun sequence encodes:
- the LOC121748137 gene encoding uncharacterized protein LOC121748137, translating to MSNPSRIMRKSIFTFLQNFHHLSTIPTLLLLPFAARLHSVLLTTGIPPQSNLFTTLNLKLTQTILSSTLSLPFSLSSLLLAKAAVVRLLHHHHYKHSLTSTLSRLIFTHICNSLLFLSATAAMLSLSSPRFRLLFSAAGVIAYSIALASVYAIFGLTLIIAAAADDSGGGGGDGWISSIVEARVLIRGRSSAALSLAAAMNVALAAVEALFQYRVINAYGRDAAVTPAMVLEAAVVAYFYAIVVIVDTIVGYVFLKRCREEQCDFCHQRIEFCKQVKELDLVV from the coding sequence ATGAGTAATCCATCAAGAATCATGAGAAAATCCATCTTCACATTCCTCCAAAACTTCCACCACCTCTCCACCATCCccaccctcctcctcctccccttcGCCGCCCGCCTCCACTCAGTCCTCCTCACCACCGGCATTCCCCCCCAATCCAACCTCTTCACCACACTCAATCTCAAACTCACCCAAACCATACTCTCCTCCACTCTCTCCCTCCCCTTCTCCCTCTCCTCCCTCCTCCTCGCCAAGGCCGCCGTCGTCAgactcctccaccaccaccactacaaACACTCCCTCACCTCCACCCTCAGTCGCCTCATCTTCACCCACATATGCAACTCGCTCCTCTTCCTctccgccaccgccgccatGCTAAGCCTCTCCTCTCCAAGATTCCGGCTGCTTTTCTCGGCCGCCGGCGTTATAGCCTATTCGATCGCCCTCGCCAGCGTCTACGCCATCTTCGGCCTCACGCTGATCATCGCCGCCGCCGCGGATGattccggcggcggcggcggcgacggatgGATTAGCTCGATTGTGGAAGCGCGCGTGCTTATCCGCGGCCGGAGCTCCGCCGCGTTGTCACTGGCGGCGGCGATGAATGTGGCTCTTGCCGCAGTGGAAGCGCTATTTCAGTACCGCGTGATTAATGCTTACGGCCGTGACGCTGCGGTGACTCCGGCGATGGTTTTGGAGGCGGCGGTCGTCGCGTATTTCTACGCGATAGTTGTGATTGTCGATACCATTGTTGGTTATGTTTTCTTGAAAAGATGCAGAGAAGAGCAGTGTGATTTCTGCCATCAACGGATTGAGTTTTGCAAACAAGTAAAGGAATTGGATTTGGTGGTTTGA
- the LOC121748138 gene encoding formin-like protein 6, which translates to MKKILHLGNTLNQGTARGSALGFKLDSLLKLTDTRASNNKMTLMHYLCKVLAAKTPELLDFHEDLVSLEAGSKIQLKSLAEEMQAILKGIEKVKQELAASENDGPVSETFCKTLKEFVTVAETDVASVTHLYSHAGRNADALALYFGEDPARCPFEQVIATLLNFVRMFCKAHEENCKQAELEKKKARKEAEVENTQGLTRDQPMLVYYFLLQTLEDAANEPSALLEMRGRECCRAITKPETVERRKYEKAWWPFGADLIGDFFIRGWTTEKSAHRQMKPVHKC; encoded by the exons atgAAAAAGATTTTACATCTTGGAAATACATTAAACCAAGGAACTGCTAGAG GTTCTGCTCTTGGATTCAAATTAGACAGTCTCTTGAAACTCACAGATACGCGTGCATCCAACAACAAGATGACGCTCATGCATTATCTTTGTAAG GTGCTTGCTGCAAAGACACCAGAACTTTTAGACTTTCATGAAGATCTTGTTAGCTTAGAGGCTGGATCTAAG ATACAATTGAAATCTTTGGCAGAAGAGATGCAAGCCATTCTCAAAGGCATAGAGAAGGTGAAGCAGGAATTGGCTGCTTCGGAAAACGATGGTCCCGTATCTGAAACTTTTTGCAAG ACATTGAAGGAATTCGTCACCGTTGCTGAGACCGACGTTGCATCTGTGACGCATCTCTATTCTCATGCG GGGAGAAATGCAGATGCACTAGCTCTATATTTTGGTGAGGACCCTGCACGATGCCCTTTCGAACAAG TCATTGCAACCCTCTTGAACTTTGTCAGAATGTTCTGTAAAGCCCATGAAGAAAACTGCAAACAAGCTGAATTAGAAAAGAAGAAAGCTCGGAAAGAAGCTGAAGTGGAGAACACCCAAGGATTAACTCG TGATCAGCCTATGCTCGTCTACTATTTTTTACTGCAGACGCTGGAGGATGCAGCCAACGAGCCCTCAGCTTTGCTGGAAATGCGGGGCAGAGAGTGCTGTCGAGCCATCACAAAACCTGAAACTGTAGAGAGAAGGAAATATGAGAAAGCCTGGTGGCCATTTGGTGCTGATCTCATCGGAGATTTCTTCATCAGAG GTTGGACTACTGAGAAGTCTGCTCATCGCCAGATGAAACCTGTACATAAATGCTAA